Within Triticum dicoccoides isolate Atlit2015 ecotype Zavitan chromosome 1B, WEW_v2.0, whole genome shotgun sequence, the genomic segment TTTTCCTTAGACTAGATGCATACATATGGAACCCAGCAAATGTAACCTGATGTGTGCAAAATTTTGTTTTGTGGAACCAGCTGCTGATGCTTAGAACTGCTGGAATTGTGATACCTGTTTACATCATCTTGGTCGCAGTGACCGAACTGCTTTATCGACGCAGCGAGTGGCAGGTTTGTAAAACCAACTAGATCCTAGTGCTGAAATTTGTATGAAGTTTCTTGCTGAAATGGAAATGGAACGCAATGCAGGCTATGCATGGTCAGGTTTCAGAACCAGAAGCCGCAGGGAGCACGCAGCCGGTGCCAATTCCGCCACAGCAACAACGTGTGGTTATCACCATCCAGTAGTGCACCAAGGAAAACATATATGGACATCAGTCCTCAAGTATATGATCATGTTAACATAAGAGATGGAGGATATGTACATAATAATTGTGAGCTGTGGGCTTGTGGCTGTACGTATATGATCTTCGGAATACCTGTACATATCGAAAGAAAAAATGTGCATATGTACATACATGGACACTGGCTTCAGAAGCCATGAAGATGGAGTGTGCCTGCTGTACATGACAAGGGACAGGAGTACAAGATGATGTAGGAATTTTAGACTTGTGCAATGTACATTCGATGCGCAGAGAAAATGCAGGAATCACTCTATCGCCTacattgttgttgttattgttgctcGACAATTCGCCAGTTCCAAATGCTGCTTGTGTAAGGTATATCAGCCTCTAGGTGCACTACCATGCTGTTGTCGACAGCACAAATTTCGATACCATAGACAGAGTACATCCGATATAAAGTCGCAAGACTTAAGGATTAGCACTTAGTTCAAAATTTCACGGTTCAAACGGCATCAACAGTTCATCCATGTCCAGCAATCAGATCACAACTCTATGGTAAAAACAGAACTACATTTTGAGCCCTATAACAAGGTGCAAGTTAGGTCATCATGCTTCTGCAAGTTTTTCATCTGTAAATGACAGCTCCAACACTGGATTTTCATCTGTGAGCTACTTACCAAGATTTTTAACCCATCCAAGAAATATACATTCACGGAGGCCACCTCTGATGAAGTGCACGGTGAGCAACCGGTGGGCTGTTTTTCAGTTCCAGTTCTTTCTTTGCCTGTAAAATCGACAAGTAGAACCTAATCACTTCTCTATGATTTGAATTCCGTATACGCACACGGCAAGAATGATATCCTACCAACCTAAAAATTGTCTAATCATATTTTCTTTAAAGAGTGTAAACGGTACGAGTACTTTCTGTTCTTCTGCTGGGTTCTCCAGAAGCAAGCTAGTGCCCCAAATGTACAGCTGGCAACTGCAACACCCAGGGCAGCTCCAATTGGGACTCTTGCAGCATGCGAGGAGGCGGCATCGTCAGCAAGTGCCGCCCCTACTTGGGTCCTCCCTTGAAGAGACTCCGTGTAGGTTTCTTTATAGGATGATACGAGCGTCTTCCCATAGTAGTTAACCAAGAATGGAAACACTTCATCCTCATTCCAGTCAACCTGCAAGGCCCCGCCACTCGTCCTGCTTGAAGAACGATAGCAAGATGGGCAGAGTGCCTTTGGAGGCCAGATAGCCTTAGGAAATGATGGATCGCCAGTTCCCATATCCTTTTCTTCTTTCATCAACCTCTCATTAACTTTGTTATGTGTGCTCCATAGCCAGAGGCTGAGATCACGGGCTGACTTGAAGGGAACTGACACACTACAAGCAAAGGCCACAGTCAGGTATGTAGTAgatttttttttttaaaacaaCAATGTAACACAAAGTTTGTTTTGCAAACCTTGAGCACATATCATAGAAGTGTTTGCGGCATTCCTCACAGATGAAGAAATTGTGTATGAAATCACATATTGATGTAAAGGTTGATTGGCTTTCTCCATCCCCAATTTGGACAGTAAGTGAATGCAGCAAAACCCATAGACCACAGCTGATTAAGTTCATGAGATATTAAGTTGTCAATAACAACATTTTTCATCTGCCTGTCCGACAGCCTACTTTAATTAAAAAAACGTACATAAAAGAGTCCGCATAATACCAAAAAAATAAAATTGCACCAAATGAAAATTATACAGAGAGCAGACGTCACCTAAATCCTCTTGTTTCACTTTTACTTCCACGACAGAACATCTGCagcaaaaacaaaaataagaaGAGCAAATCTGAACTAAACAAAATGAAAAACACATACACAATACATTCTTTGTATCCTTTTAGTTAAACAACTATGGGAAATAGAAATTGGCTCTACAAGGAAGGAATCACATGCCTAAAGCAAAGCATGGTCTGCTGACAAAATGCGTCAGATATTAGGCTAGAGTAAATCAGGACTGAACAATCTATACctaaataaagcaaatcactagttCAGATCATGTGTGCGTGGGATATCAACAAGATCCCAATTTAAGAGAACACATAGAAAAGAAATCGGCATCAGGCTAAGCATAAGAAAGAGGACATACCCAGTAACCGCGAGGCACCTCCTTTCCACAGATCTTGTGGTTATCTGCTGCAACACTTTCCAACAATTTAGAACTGTCTTGTGAACTTAAAGAGAGGTTTGAAGGCCAGTGATCATCCAAGTTAATAAGCAGCTCAGCAGATCCTCTTCGACACCTATGATCAACAAAAACATTTACAAAATGAACAATGCAGAATAACTATACTTCATCACTACAAATTCAAAAGAGCACCCTCATACCTCTTGGATGGATGATGAGCCACCAAAATTTGTAAAAACCTTATAAGAGAGTCACGAGTGTCTGCTTTGATCATCTACAGTTTGCAAGTAACAGTAGCAGTAGTCAGAAAAAGAGCAGCAACTAGCATGTCATTTGTGAATTTTGATCATTTAACTAGAACCTTGTGCTCCAAAATTATCTGTAACGCATGAGCTGTTGCTTCCTCAACATCGTAAATTGCTTGAACAACCTAATACAACAGATTGAGTACATCAACGAAGGTTCTGAAGGACTCAATAAACTGCTTGCTAGTGCATGAAATAAGATTTTATGCAATTGGCTCAACAAATAAATTATGCAGCTGTACCTTCTTAGGATCTGAAGCATTGTTTGGAAGCACATTTTCATTCTCATATTTTTTGTCATCCAAAGTGAACGAGCTGCACATAGCATAGAGGGTATATTAATAAATCCATCATGCCTGTAATGGTAGAAATGAACGAAAAGATAGAAGCATCTAAGCAACAGAATAAGATGTTAAGCCCAAATACACACACATATGTACTTAGTTAAGAAACAGAGGTAACAGAAATAGGTGCACAAAAATTTAATAGTTCGGTAGATGACATATCAACCGAACTTTTAGCAATAGTGAAATAGTTGGGAGAAAAACTTGCCTTTCCAGTTGCTTATTTATCCACTTAAGTAAACGCTCTGCTGTTCTTCCATCATCAATCAATTTTATGTCGCTTTTCTCTTGCTTCCGGTCCCACTTAGTGTTAGCAAATTTTGGTGGGGGTCCCCAAAGTAGGAAAGGATAATGGTCAACAGAAAATCTACTGCAAAGATCTACGTTCACCTGTGCTGCCAACAttcaaaagaaataaaacatcacTGCATGCCAATGCACACCACTGCTCGAGGGACTAATAAGTTATCAGTAAAATTCAGTATATTGGGTTTCTGACAGAATGAGAATTAAATTAAATGAGAGACAAAAAAATTCACATTAGAAGAACCTCCTGTATTTCTAGCCTTCAGGTTGGCAATAACAAACAGGAGAACTATAAACTGAAGATGCACATCGATACTTCTCTACGTTATTTTGCCATGCAGTAACAGAACTGCATAATATCGCCTTTAAAGCTTCTTATTATTAGTTGTTTAGCTTGAGCAAACTGATGAAGATTATCAGCCTTTGTGAGAAGTACTGTACCTTTGATGCACAATCAACCCTAGCCATCAGTATTCTCCCAGGATGTGCAGCATCTGGACCATTGAAAAGTTTTGCAACCTTCTCATAATGGGGCTGCAGGTAAGGAAGAAATCAAGCTCAGCAAGAGCGGCTTTTCAGATCATATGAATATATGATACACTCTACAACCATAGGCTCAATACCTTGTAGTTTCTGCAAGCTGGACACCTGCACAAGCATGATGGGCATTTTAGTAAGCAGAAATAAAACAAGCCGGAAACAAATAACACTAAGCAGGAATGAAATGGAGTACCAACAGGGTGTTAAGAGTATGTTTGCACAGAGGCAAGCCAGTCAGTCCTTCAAATTTTGTATGTAAAGATGGTTTCAAATTTGGCAAGCAGTAATTTACTAGGGGCAAAAAAGATGTTCTATCAGTGAATATTCTCTAACTGAGAGGCAGTGGTATCACCCATGTGGCCATGTCTATTAAGTAGCTAGGCATAATGATCAATAGTTTAAGTGTTTAATACCAATAGCCTAACAAGTCAACCCAAAATAAGATTGGCCGGGACGGGAACACTCTAGAGCATAGATTCTAGAATGAAACACGGCATAGTGTTGCAGAGCATTGAAGTGTTGGGTAATTCTTCAGTGGGTTAACAAAATCATCATGATGCAGTCAGTGGCGATTTCAGAAACAAACGAAGAAAATACAACCGCGCTGCTCTGAGATATACACAGAACTACGCACAAGGGGGTTAATACCGTGCTCAGTAGCTGAAATCAGAGGCGAACTAATCATTTCCGATTTGCGACCGACAGATCGACAACGGCATGAAGCCACGCGCCACACCTCGGGCCACCAGGCTATCCCGAACCCGTCCCGCGATTCCGGATCAAATCGAATCGAAGCAATCCGTATATGGAATAAAATAAAATAGACACGCGAATCAAGCCGGGGGAGCGACTGACCAGTGGGCGAAGAACTCGACGACGGCGAACTGCTCCCGCGAGGCGGTGAGGAAGGCGTCGAAGCTGGTGGCGTTGAGGTCCACGGCGTAGTCCCCCTGCGCGGCGGCCCCGGCCCCGGCCCCGTCGCCGACGCCCAGCGAACGGAGCGCGCCCGCGCGCCCCGCGAGGGAGGAGGCGACGGCGAGGGCGAGGAGGAGGGCCCGCGCCGCCGCGGGAGCCATGGGATCGGCCGGCGGGGGCTGGATCTCGCCGGTCCGGCGCGGCGGGGAGCGATCCGCTTCGGACACCCGCGCAGCTCTCGTGCTGCGATTGGTCAGACCAGCAGTAGTATTCCCACTAGTAGCCTCCGCCTGGGGTTTAGACTTTTGGTTAGGGGAAAGCTTTTTCCCGTAATTACGTCTGCGGATTCCTAATCATGCCGTGCTACAGTGGAGTAAAAGGCCGGGGAGCAGTTATCTGTCCGCTGAGCGGTGGGTCCGGATGGGTGGGCGGGGGACATGTGGCCCACCGGTAGCGGGGTTGGAGATGAGTGTGTTTCGTGTGGCTTTGCTGGGTGGGGTTCGTGTTGGGTGCTGTGCCACGCTACGCTTTTTCGCAGGTCAAACGGTGCGAATTAGGCAGCACCGttttgtttggaaggaacgtcgcgATTTCGCCCAAGTTCGCCCTCTCTAGGTATGGCCGAAATTTATGCAAGTTTGATTAAACGGGGCCTTGTGTTGTAGTATGACCTTGATTTTGTTTTTATTTCCAAGATGACTTTCGATCTATTTATCATGACatatcttttttttttgcggggatttATCATGACATGTCATGACAGTATAAAGAACACAGAAATAAAAAAGATAATATCCATATCCGTAGACCATCAAGCAACAGCTACAAGCACCGGTGTGAATCGGAGGCGCGCCACCGTCATCGCGCATCCCTCATCAGAGTCTGGTCAAATTTATTGTGGTAGACAGTTGGGAAGTCATCATGTTAAGACCCCATACAACCAGCACACTAGAATAACAACTGTCACTGAATCCAACATGTAGGTCGAAATGATCCAACTTATAGACACATAAATGAAGACAGACAAAGACTGAATCCAAACAGATCCACCGAAGACGAACACTAACCGAATCCCGCAAGATCCGCCGGcgccacacctccacacgccctccgacaaTGCTACACGAATCACCGAAAACGGAGGCTAGATGGGGAGAACGTTATTTCATCTTCAGGAGCCGTCGTCGTCGTCTCGTCTTCCTGAATAGGACACACCCTAGAGAAACTCAAAAAATACCAAGAAATGGAGCAAGATCCATCCCGCTAGCAAGGCCCAGGGTCCaccacgcctccatggccctagggccaccggagacaagGTGGATCGGCAGTGCCAGCGGAAGGCACATGGACCCTAAGCTTCTTTTCTTTCTTTAAGAAGAAGTGGCGGCTGTGTTGCGTCTCAATCGCGGACGCCATGTATGTTAACAAGCCTTGTCCACTTCGTCCTCCACCTCTCACCGTTACAGGATCTATGACATGGGCTCTTCGAATTTTTCTCCTATTTATTTTGATGGCGATGTCGACCGTCGATGCCCTACCTCGAGGATCACTGCCTTTTTTCATCCTCAACCAAGTGTCTTACTGTTGAGGGCTGTTGAGGGCTCCACTAGCAGCTCATTATTTGTTTTATTAATTGCAAATTATAAAAAGAGGAAAGAGAAGGCTAAACTCTACACCTAGAAACAATACATTCAATAGCATGTTTCTTCGCGAACTGAGAGTAACTTAGATGGTTAGATTCCTTGTGGTAGAACCAACCGACCAGAATTCAAGTTCTAGACTTGATATTGGTGCTTGCATTTTAAATATTTATTTCAGGTTTTCTGACAACGTTCATTTAATGGGAGAAGATATTTCCGTCAACTACAAAGGCATCTATGGTGACCTCCTTAGTCTTAAGATGTTGTGTTGGCTTGGTATCTTGAAGGCGCTTATAAGGGTAAAGTGTGTGTATGCACACTTTTATATGGGTGAGTGTATGTGAGCGTCTACCTCTATGTACTTAAAAATATATTGATTTAATCTTAGGCATGTGAAAGAAGCAACGACCTTTATTACACCTAGGCAAGTCTCATCTCAATCGGAAATTCGTATGGTCATGCAGGTGCCAGGGCACGCACCTGCCAAGCGCTCCATGCCGCTTGTTTGCCTCGCGATTCGCGAAGTACTTGGATGTCGCACGAGGACACAATAAGTTTTAAGTTTCAATCGTTGGAACTTATGATTTTTCAACTGAAACTTGCGATTTTCTTGCTCACTCTTACCAtgttgcatagaaattttttaagaCAATTTTTTTGTCAGTCATAGGCACAAAATTCGTTCGACGTCCCAAGCTGAACTTACGGTTTAATAGTTGTCTCTTAAGGCCACAAGGCCCGCAGAAGCCCAACGTTTCTTGTTGTGTCTCTCTCTCCAAGTCACAATCCCCCGATAGCCCTATCAACCATGCATAGTCCAGAGAGGGTTACTGGGGAGAGAGTGGTGACTGTGGATGATTGAAGATCACACAAATATGGCATGACATAAGTTGATTCATATGCTTACTGAAGCAATCAACAATGTGAAAGTCACCACCTTGATGGTGGAGCATGTTACAGACCCGCTGAAGATGGCATGCTTCATTGACCAAGCTCTCTCAGTGTGACCATTACTAGGGAAACGCTTATACACAGGAGTTCATCAGTAGCGCTTTTACAAAGGAaatgctgctgctaaatagcagtagcgctggggcaGCACAAGCGCTGCTAAAATGAGCATAGAAGTAGCGCTAAATCTGGAAAACGCGCTACACTAAAACTGATAGACCGTTACAGGCATGCTAGGATACTAGTGGCGCTCATTCGTAGAAAGCGCTACTACAATAGATCTTAGCGATAGCGCTTTTACCCTAACCAGCGCTACTGATAAATCCAGTCTCCTCCTAGTaagaccaaagtttagtcccacctcgctcctcgAATAGAATTTTT encodes:
- the LOC119349404 gene encoding sulfhydryl oxidase 1-like isoform X2, giving the protein MAPAAARALLLALAVASSLAGRAGALRSLGVGDGAGAGAAAQGDYAVDLNATSFDAFLTASREQFAVVEFFAHWCPACRNYKPHYEKVAKLFNGPDAAHPGRILMARVDCASKVNVDLCSRFSVDHYPFLLWGPPPKFANTKWDRKQEKSDIKLIDDGRTAERLLKWINKQLESSFTLDDKKYENENVLPNNASDPKKVVQAIYDVEEATAHALQIILEHKMIKADTRDSLIRFLQILVAHHPSKRCRRGSAELLINLDDHWPSNLSLSSQDSSKLLESVAADNHKICGKEVPRGYWMFCRGSKSETRGFSCGLWVLLHSLTVQIGDGESQSTFTSICDFIHNFFICEECRKHFYDMCSSVSVPFKSARDLSLWLWSTHNKVNERLMKEEKDMGTGDPSFPKAIWPPKALCPSCYRSSSRTSGGALQVDWNEDEVFPFLVNYYGKTLVSSYKETYTESLQGRTQVGAALADDAASSHAARVPIGAALGVAVASCTFGALACFWRTQQKNRKQRKNWN
- the LOC119349404 gene encoding sulfhydryl oxidase 1-like isoform X1 — encoded protein: MAPAAARALLLALAVASSLAGRAGALRSLGVGDGAGAGAAAQGDYAVDLNATSFDAFLTASREQFAVVEFFAHWCPACRNYKPHYEKVAKLFNGPDAAHPGRILMARVDCASKVNVDLCSRFSVDHYPFLLWGPPPKFANTKWDRKQEKSDIKLIDDGRTAERLLKWINKQLESSFTLDDKKYENENVLPNNASDPKKVVQAIYDVEEATAHALQIILEHKMIKADTRDSLIRFLQILVAHHPSKRCRRGSAELLINLDDHWPSNLSLSSQDSSKLLESVAADNHKICGKEVPRGYWMFCRGSKSETRGFSCGLWVLLHSLTVQIGDGESQSTFTSICDFIHNFFICEECRKHFYDMCSSVSVPFKSARDLSLWLWSTHNKVNERLMKEEKDMGTGDPSFPKAIWPPKALCPSCYRSSSRTSGGALQVDWNEDEVFPFLVNYYGKTLVSSYKETYTESLQGRTQVGAALADDAASSHAARVPIGAALGVAVASCTFGALACFWRTQQKNRKYSYRLHSLKKI